The genomic DNA GAACAGAGGTTGTgcacagactgcagacagacagaaaccagACTGAAGACGAATGGGCTGACTGCAAACCAACACAGAAACAATCCATCAACAGAGTAAGTATCATTACCTCTCAATGCTTTTGTGAAAATAGCGTCCATGTTGTCTtatatttagtcttttttttttactaccttTACACTGATCATTCAGTGTAGTGTGCTTTGTGTTTATTCAGCTGTTAATATTTCTCGTTTTCATTCATATGCAAATGCAGCTCTCATTACACAACATGCACTAAACCAGCACTGAATTTGTGTTTCTCTTGTTTATCTGTTGAATGCATGCAAGCGGTTTACAGTGCTTCATTTATTTGGTATTAATATTGTGGATGTTCAGCAGGAGGATGATGAAAGAGACTGCAAACCAACAGAAGCTGTATTGTTTCCAAATGCTGTTTCTGAGTACCCTCTGGCAATAAAactaaacaaaggaaaaaacaatTACAGGCAATACAAGATGATTCAAATTCTAGCTTGTGTACTattaacaaatataaataacagtATAAATGTCCAAAATCTTTTGGAGAATAAGTGCAGAAGTGCCAGATTTAAATGCAAATTATTATAATGAAATGCAATTTAAACATTACTTTTCATCAATGATGCTCTGAAAAGAAGCCAAAATCCAAAGCAAGTCATTCAATGAATTGTTTTTATGTCACTTGACCTCCACACTGAAAGAAAAAATGAATAGAGATCTGCttttaaagaacaaaaataGAAGAATTTCAGCTTTTTCATTTGAACAAAACTCTAATGCggacaaaaactaaatttaatcaCTAACTAACAATCATGTTAGGTGCTGGGGATGAGGTTCAGGTTATAAACTATATCTCCAGATTATTGACCGCTTAATCTGAAGTGATGCATCCAGCACATTCACTGCAGCTATAGCCCATTTTAGTCCCGTTGATGCAACCACTTCCTTATAAGTACCTGTGACTGACCAAACAGTAGTATTCCTTTGACAGTctgtattgaaaaaaaaaagagcatatGAGTCAGTGTGTGGGCTAAAAAACACCGTAATGACATGCTAAACAGTGTAAATGATCTGTTGTGagtcaaataaatacacaccCACAGGCTCTCAGCATTATGTGAGTAGAACCAGCCACTAGCTCTGCTGAGCCAATCAAGCAATTCATTGATGCGTTTAGTTCAACAGTGATGACTAATGTACTAATGTCTGAAATCAAGGggcctttgttttgttttgtgttttcattggttCAAGCATGTAATCATCACTGGTGGGAATTTGGTTTCACTATTTCcacatgttttctttctttctttcttctttgaatatttgatattttttaccATAAACCTCAATATTGATAATATCATGCTACGGTGGGTATGATTGCTagtaatacaatacaattataaTCTAATCTAGGGGTGGATGATATTGTCTATAAATTGTTTATTCattgatattttaaaaaaaaaataagaaaattgtAACATCTAACtatatttaaaggtacagtgtgtaggatctggcggcatctagtggtgtggttgcagattgcaacaaactgagcacccctccgctcactcctccctttccaagactgcggtaacgtgagacgCCGAGgacaaaactgtggtaacgccgttcacctcactcagaggccatccatacaataacacaacattaggagcaacggaggtcagacggcggctggcggtgacacggttttgcactctgcggctcacgttactgcagtttcacaagcgtgtcggagaactacggtacAATTTTTGCTAAACCTGCTAAACGGATATATTTGATACAAAACATCTTCATGTTTCTCTCTGTGCAACGTTCACATTATTGCAAAGCACGCCGAACCCTTTAACCTTCATCATTACACATTCAGTTTGTGTCTCTTGAGGTCAGAATATATCTTTGGCGTGTTTCCCTTCAACATCCCCTAATATTTACTCGCTCAAATTCAGCATTGCATAAGCAAAATTTGTGGCACATTCAAACACTAAAGGATCAGCCCTTAAATGGCCATAGTGAGGATCATGAAAGCCTATGCGATCAGACGGGTAGCTTTCCTTGCAGAGGACCAATAACTGATCTTCATAGTACAAAGCTCCGCAGCCTCTTTTCATGTCACTTTCATTGAGTGGAGGGCCACAGTGCGAGCTCTATAAAGTGGCTGGGCCCATTCAAGGGACTAAAGAGGACAAAGCTGAGCTCACTGCGCTGCCATAGACTCACAACCAAAATAGGAATGAAGCAAAGAGAAAAGGGAGGGGAGGGCATTAACagcaagaagagagagagagagagagagagagagagagagagagagagagagagagagagagagagagagagagagagagagagagagagagagaggtgttaaATTCATCTGCTGAATACATTTACTAGAAACTGATCAAAAGTGAATCTATGCACACGGCAGCTTCAGTGTGGTAATGGTACAGTGAGtgtttatgagaaaaagaagAGCTGAAGTCATATTATATCACTGAAGAATATCTCTGAGACATTTAACGCATGTAACTACATGTAACTACATTGTCATAGATGTGCTCTTGGGTTAATTTTAGCATGCCAGTTGCCTGATTAAGACTAGACACTACAGAGCTGTCAAAAAGCAAAGAGTCTGCATCAAAGTTCTTGACAGCAAGGGTTGAAATTGACCACATTTCCAAAAGAAACTCTTACCTGTGCACGTTTTCCCAGCTGACGCCATGGATGAAGCTGTATGGTGGTTTCCTCATGCCTCCCAGGGAGCTCTGCAGTAGGATGCATGTCTGTGTCTCCATCTGGACGCTCCCACAGATGACTTTCCACCTCGGTTTACTCATCCTGTCCAGCTTGGTAGTCTCATCCGAACTGGGTGAGTCCATGTATACTTTTTTTACTGTCCAACCACTAGATGTTTGCTGTCCCTAAACATCATGCACGGTGTCAACAGAGGGATTCATGGTCATCTGCTAACTTCCAATTCCTGTTTATACTGTGTGCTCCAGGTTTGGAGGGTGTTTTCTTCAGTCCTCAGGACCAGACagtcagagaaggagaggggGTTTTCTTCCAGTGTGTGTCGGGAGAAAGTTCACCTCCTGCGAGCATCACCTGGCTCAAAGACGGGACTCTGGTCACAAGAGGAAGACACATTCAGGTGAGCACTGATGCAGCTTTAGATTGATGAACCACTTCCctgtagcaaaaaaaatatttattttgaccCACGTGTATTATTACTGTATGCTTCAAAATGTGTTTTCGTGTTCAGGGTGAATATGGAGGTGGTAGCCAGAAGAAGACTTCAGGCACTCTTCATCTTTTCAACGTAACATTAGAGGATGATGGGATGTACATTTGTGTTACGCTCAATCCTTCACTGAACATCAGCAAGAAGAGCAACGCAGCTAAACTAACTGTGCAGGGTGAGtacatctttttgttttttactcttACACTTCAATTCATACCGAGAAATCATCACTTTATGTCTGACtcatgaaaaataaacacaaatggcaccaaaaaaattatattttttacaagTCTAATTCGTTATAAGACTCTATTATTCTTAAGTGAAGTGAAAACTTTAATCTTGAACTTGATAATTCCTCTTTCTTGGAAGCAGTTTCagtattttttacactttttttcacTAGTATCCCAAAAATGTTGCTTTAATTGAAAATATATCTTAAAAACTAATTGGAGCAAGACAAATGATGCATTCCCAATTGAAAGATTTTTATTTCGACTTTTCATTAAATGTCATATTTGAATACATTTCCTGCAGTGTGGTTGAATCTTAAAGCGTTGTCACTCTACCTTGTAGGGGTCCCTAGAAGGCTGCAGATCATCCAGGGCCCTGACAACATCACTGTTGCTATGGGAACAGAGGTCTCCATGCGCTGTGCTGTCCGTGGCTTCCCTGTTCCCATGGTGCACTGGTTCAAAGACGGCTGCCTCCTGTCGAACTGCTCAACCTCGTTTAGCCTCCAGAACAATGGACAGCTGCTCACATTCAGGTCCAACACTGCAAGGACGAGAGGAATATTCATTCTTTATTGTTAAATTGTAATgataaaccaaaaaaaataatgcttaTTTTGCATTGAGTTTGTTCAGGAATATGTTTAATATATATAGTTTCTAACAAGTTGTTATCCACTCTGTCTGGAGGTTTTATACTCTGAATTTAAAGTCTCATTTCTGGCCGTGTTCTCCAGGAACGTGACCAGGGAGGACGAGGGCTCGTATCACTGTGAAGCATCCAACCAGAAAGAGTCCATCAAGTCGGAGCCGGCCTTCCTGCTTCCAGCCGGTACTGTGTGCCAACGTCCGCAGTAAACTGAACTgtttaatgtcacatttttaaCACTACTAAATAATTTTCACAGTGCGTGAAATTCCTTGTTAAAACAAATAAGAcaaatttaaaggtgctaaatgcaagattggcagcatttctattgcctctgcacggctctcacggcgacagctgagccggcggttcgtagctaacagcgctaacagtgaaaacaaaggcaacactgctgggagagctaacagtgtttacctgaaggggaaccggagggtgggcgctacgcttctgcGATGGCGCTATTGGTCGGGATGGAgtcatcagctgtaaccgccgtataaGAGCAGGGCAGAGTGGCGGCTgtaagctagccagtggggcacgctcacatgcactaaaagcatgcccggccggcccggctatgtcaacaaagcacagagaagctctgattacaacacacacagagagagagtgacttcattctctgctcaggtagacattactccactatatctttacatagtatGGGTATCGTATAGAGCATCTTTAATTCGTAGTTTCTATCTCAGACCACGTTTAACATACCTGTTCCACCTGTTGAAAAAGCTTCTTGTTTTCTGAGGATAAACATGAGCTCTTTGCGCTTTTACTTCTGACAAAAGCAGAAgcagaaaaatgaaaaacaacagaaacaatcacatttttaaaaaggaataAGCACATTTGTAGTATTATTTAGTCCATGTTTTAACTTTTTGTTGAttgttttacttattttataatataGCTTTTGTTTTGAATGTGTGACTTTTGCAAACAAATATGTACATTATGTGtaagtatatgtatatttttattttgtacagtTAAATATCAGAAATAACAGTTTGCAACATTCTCTTACTCAAACAGGGAAAGAAACACAAACTGAATCACAGATAGTAACTTCAATGAATGAGAAAGATTTGGGGACTTTTAAAGTCAAATAGCTCAAAAGACAGAAACTTTTATTCACATGACATGACTCTTGATGCTTGTGGTTCAGTGGTGAAACTATGAAAAGTACAAACGTATATTTAAGTGATGCACATGTTGTGTTTCCAGATATGGACTGGGATTTCGTCCAGCAGCCCGTAAACCTGACggtgaagagaggagaaaatgttACAGTCACCTGCAGGCCTCCGTACAGCCGACCAGCAGCTCAGGTGTCCTGGTTCAAAAACAACCAACTTCTCTCAACTCCCACAGATCACGAGACTGTGCTGCCCAGTGGAGACCTCTTTTTCcacaggtgtgtatgtgtgtttggtttgtatTTGTACATTGGCGTACTGTAGTTGAGAACATGACAATATCCAATATTACAgctaataatatataacattaGCGTTCGGTAAATTCATTAGATCATCACCAATTTCATGCTTTCAAGGTTTCTACAATCTTGTCTTGACTTTATTCTGTGCAGTGTGCAGGAGTACGACAACGGGAGCTACTTCTGCAGAGCCTCCAACATCCACCTTCAGAGATTTCTCACCTCTAGAAGAGCAACTCTGACCGTGCTGGGTATGACGTTATAATAGACCCACCATACTGTTGCTTCATCTACGTGTGTAATAACAGTCATTCTTTTCTCTTCCTGGCAGCCCCTCCATCTGTGAAGCTGTGGCCTCAGGTGTTGACGGTGCCTGTGGGTGCTCGGGTGGTGCTGGACTGTCAGGTGTCCGGTCACCCTCTACCCTCCATCAGCTGGGTGAAGAGAGGCCACTCCAAGCAGACTGGAGGCAAGATCACTCTGGGGTACGTTAAGGTTGAGGATATGTTCCGTCTTGTAACCGCagatcatttacttaagtaatacCACAGTGCAAAAATACTCATACAagccatagactgtacataagaattggacgtagtcaccgtgacgtcacccattggtttgtggactgctgttttgaagcctcgagttcagcagtttggccgtcaccatcttagtttttgcaaccagaagtgacacaagaaggtggagctaagtacaaacctaacgctgaataagacattttgagACGACCAAAATACAGTAATACAATGCAGTATTTACTTCAACCTCTGTTGCTCACCAGCAAAACTGCATGAAGCAGTACGACAACTGCCTTACAGTATATGAAGATGTTGATCTTTCTCTCATACAGATTGAAGAACGCCACTCTCTACATCCAGTCCGCCCGGAGCTACGATGAGGGAGTGTATGTGTGCGAGGCCTCCAACACTCTGGGCCACAGCCGCAACACAGCAATGCTGAGAGTTGCTGGTAATTTTTATACAAATTTAACTGAAACATAATGCACCAACTCCTCCTCAAATCAATAGTTGAGTCAGAGGAGAAGTCAGGAACATGTGAAACTGACTTTTCTGGCACAAACACTAGTGAGACACCATTACAATtctcactttaaatcttgtagTGATCACTTTCATTGTGAGAAATATTCACTGTTTAAGGCACAAGTCATTTATAAAGCTCATTGCTACTCAGTACAGTCTGTATACAAATACAAACTGTGCTGACGTAGCTATATTGGCTTCAAAGCAGAGCACATGGACCTAACCATGATATCCATATATAACCATATACTTCAAATATTTACCAACAAACTTGAAGTGAGAACTGGGATTGTGCATATTTTACTGGTCTTAAAAAGACAATGTGACATGTACAAGAGTGCATTTTGTTCACAAAACAATGGTCAAGTGGCACAAAATTGTATTTCCTTGCACAAAATGCTAGCCATATGTCACAAACGTTACATCTTCTTCATCTTATGGCACATAATTCAGTACAGTGAGGGTGCCTATTTTGCATAACAAAGGTAGAATATGACTATATTTACCTCTTTCCTCGTTCCAGTGAGTCCCATCATAGTGACCTTTGTAGGTCAGGTGAGCTGCAGGATCGGTGCTTCAGCGGTCCTGCCCTGCAGGGCTGTAGGGATTCTGCCCATCACGTACACCTGGACCAggggcagagcagagagacagtcCCCCATCAGTCCCACTGAAGACAGACACATTGATGGTGAGTCCAAAGTGTCATTGGAGTTGTATATTTTCATCAGGTTTTTCACCAGGTTCTCACTGGAAGCAGCAAACATGAACTTTAATCTACGATACCTAAACTGGATGTGGTTTATGAATTGTTATCTTATGCAGTAGATGGAGCTCTGCACATTTCCAGTGTGCAGTATTCTGACGTCGGGGAATATTACTGTACAGCTGAGAACCGAGCAGGACGACACCAGAGACGTAGCATTCTCACCGTCGCAGGTATGTTGACATTACATATAACACATATTATTACAAACAtccatgcacatactgtatattgtcttATTATCACAGTAAATTTAAAGAgggtgtgtggtgtgctgtcaTTACATGGGGTACTTCGAGGCGTACACTTACAGTACATAGTTATACGACAAGATGCTTCCTTGAGCCCATATCCACAAGTTTATTTTTGACTATCTTTCATGCTGTCCTCTGTCCTAAGCTGAACACCGTCCAGCTGATAGAGGCAAGCAGACAAGACTGGTTTTGTCTGCTGTGAGTAATGAcgtgaaaaatttaaaaatctcTGCTGTGGCTTATGTGGTGGCACTGTATGAAGCTGTGAATTATTCTTGAATGTGTGTGCTCTTAACAACTTTACATGTGGTGACTTTCCATTGTCAGTGTGTAACATCACTGCTCTGATATTTGTGGCCTATTGCCTGCTTATTACTGTACTTGTTTTGTGGCCTAGTTCATTTCTGATTGAAACATTACGCCCGTCCTGAAACTAAGAGTCTGTCATATTGTCTAGGGCACCGACACTAGCAAAGACCTGCCTGTTTCCCAATCCAGTGACTCTGTGGCTGAGCAACACATCGAGACAACACATCATCCACATGTACAGGCACAGCATAAGGACGTCACATGTATGTACTTAAAGAAAAACTTCTATAtgttataaaatatgtatattcctgtaaaataaaaacatttttcctaCTATTTCCACAGGCTCCTTATCACACTGTGATGCTACGACAAACAGAGCCACCGCATTGTCGACATTTTCAAGGAGAGCAGTGGCTGAGCTAAAGATGCCACCGCGATCACTTGGCCATCTTTTACAGCACCGCCTGAATCAGCCAACAACCAATCCGACCCAGCCGTTAGTCACACAGATGCAGCCTCCCATGTTACCACCTCCTCCACATCCACACTTCCAGGCAGTAGATCTCCACACCCAACTGACCGGTGATCCTCTTTTGATTTCATATAGTGAACCAACAGTAATACACAGCCAGGCATCAGTAGATACCAAGGAAGTTTTGGGTACAAC from Sebastes fasciatus isolate fSebFas1 chromosome 6, fSebFas1.pri, whole genome shotgun sequence includes the following:
- the LOC141769707 gene encoding uncharacterized protein LOC141769707 isoform X1; the encoded protein is MVLCFIRRGGGCLAHACGCCLLFSPSCKLCKCIRRTEVVHRLQTDRNQTEDEWADCKPTQKQSINRLTPWMKLYGGFLMPPRELCSRMHVCVSIWTLPQMTFHLGLLILSSLVVSSELGLEGVFFSPQDQTVREGEGVFFQCVSGESSPPASITWLKDGTLVTRGRHIQGEYGGGSQKKTSGTLHLFNVTLEDDGMYICVTLNPSLNISKKSNAAKLTVQGVPRRLQIIQGPDNITVAMGTEVSMRCAVRGFPVPMVHWFKDGCLLSNCSTSFSLQNNGQLLTFRNVTREDEGSYHCEASNQKESIKSEPAFLLPAGTVCQHMDWDFVQQPVNLTVKRGENVTVTCRPPYSRPAAQVSWFKNNQLLSTPTDHETVLPSGDLFFHSVQEYDNGSYFCRASNIHLQRFLTSRRATLTVLAPPSVKLWPQVLTVPVGARVVLDCQVSGHPLPSISWVKRGHSKQTGGKITLGLKNATLYIQSARSYDEGVYVCEASNTLGHSRNTAMLRVAVSPIIVTFVGQVSCRIGASAVLPCRAVGILPITYTWTRGRAERQSPISPTEDRHIDVDGALHISSVQYSDVGEYYCTAENRAGRHQRRSILTVAAEHRPADRGKQTRLVLSAGTDTSKDLPVSQSSDSVAEQHIETTHHPHVQAQHKDVTCSLSHCDATTNRATALSTFSRRAVAELKMPPRSLGHLLQHRLNQPTTNPTQPLVTQMQPPMLPPPPHPHFQAVDLHTQLTGDPLLISYSEPTVIHSQASVDTKEVLGTTLQYLLTESRSHLTSSRTQFQHQVSDELLIEPDSQGSNIRAVSVANPITEPFTETANPPVGEPFGFLNLDSYSPTPTQSPVTQTKTSHSGSVTQSFALQAELQQTHQLVTKSQFDQSYHEPTSIQISHTKLEHQGQRLQRPSPTISQISQQSFTQNLFPKFHLELSTIPNHLPSTQPPPSSVTKPQQSQNHSQLSPATSTTSTLPQSSPTQHPLLHSQPPQTETFPLQHINPPKIQPSISTIHQTSNPSTQDSETPVVHQVNISDQVQLNTSQKGDPVQTAKPANDTELTEWLKRNTSQSPMTSNDQRVTQQSPSWLPVLEKHDIPIVVGVGVSLAFIFITVTFYAVVQKNETAPTSRAGQRSSAASNVSTPISHSEHAQRNLGVPIRHTGSRAAGRTYENRAFEDDDCVAVIEQSPNTSDTRARPPGPSLVTVQMEPTFEDQEDTQPALDDHSVTVETYPEPLLDTKIDPSLEEEKGCSLSQPSIQLQCAEDWTSNRGDNRCSPCQDALPPPSPLPSRSPSPSPPSRREEGLRSSLTLQSAEACGAPIHHSLSISHGNPPLLLSHHVSLGLTTVAVDVHFYPAATASMAVGTSTHINSVSNSTSVETPLFSPPLVNSQENDQSTARFNQSK
- the LOC141769707 gene encoding uncharacterized protein LOC141769707 isoform X3 — protein: MVLCFIRRGGGCLAHACGCCLLFSPSCKLCKCIRRTEVVHRLQTDRNQTEDEWADCKPTQKQSINRLTPWMKLYGGFLMPPRELCSRMHVCVSIWTLPQMTFHLGLLILSSLVVSSELGLEGVFFSPQDQTVREGEGVFFQCVSGESSPPASITWLKDGTLVTRGRHIQGEYGGGSQKKTSGTLHLFNVTLEDDGMYICVTLNPSLNISKKSNAAKLTVQGVPRRLQIIQGPDNITVAMGTEVSMRCAVRGFPVPMVHWFKDGCLLSNCSTSFSLQNNGQLLTFRNVTREDEGSYHCEASNQKESIKSEPAFLLPAGTVCQHMDWDFVQQPVNLTVKRGENVTVTCRPPYSRPAAQVSWFKNNQLLSTPTDHETVLPSGDLFFHSVQEYDNGSYFCRASNIHLQRFLTSRRATLTVLAPPSVKLWPQVLTVPVGARVVLDCQVSGHPLPSISWVKRGHSKQTGGKITLGLKNATLYIQSARSYDEGVYVCEASNTLGHSRNTAMLRVAVSPIIVTFVGQVSCRIGASAVLPCRAVGILPITYTWTRGRAERQSPISPTEDRHIDVDGALHISSVQYSDVGEYYCTAENRAGRHQRRSILTVAAEHRPADRGKQTRLVLSAGTDTSKDLPVSQSSDSVAEQHIETTHHPHVQAQHKDVTCSLSHCDATTNRATALSTFSRRAVAELKMPPRSLGHLLQHRLNQPTTNPTQPLVTQMQPPMLPPPPHPHFQAVDLHTQLTGDPLLISYSEPTVIHSQASVDTKEVLGTTLQYLLTESRSHLTSSRTQFQHQVSDELLIEPDSQGSNIRAVSVANPITEPFTETANPPVGEPFGFLNLDSYSPTPTQSPVTQTKTSHSGSVTQSFALQAELQQTHQLVTKSQFDQSYHEPTSIQISHTKLEHQGQRLQRPSPTISQISQQSFTQNLFPKFHLELSTIPNHLPSTQPPPSSVTKPQQSQNHSQLSPATSTTSTLPQSSPTQHPLLHSQPPQTETFPLQHINPPKIQPSISTIHQTSNPSTQDSETPVVHQVNISDQVQLNTSQKGDPVQTAKPANDTELTEWLKRNTSQSPMTSNDQRVTQQSPSWLPVLEKHDIPIVVGVGVSLAFIFITVTFYAVVQKNETAPTSRAAQRNLGVPIRHTGSRAAGRTYENRAFEDDDCVAVIEQSPNTSDTRARPPGPSLVTVQMEPTFEDQEDTQPALDDHSVTVETYPEPLLDTKIDPSLEEEKGCSLSQPSIQLQCAEDWTSNRGDNRCSPCQDALPPPSPLPSRSPSPSPPSRREEGLRSSLTLQSAEACGAPIHHSLSISHGNPPLLLSHHVSLGLTTVAVDVHFYPAATASMAVGTSTHINSVSNSTSVETPLFSPPLVNSQENDQSTARFNQSK
- the LOC141769707 gene encoding uncharacterized protein LOC141769707 isoform X2, yielding MVLCFIRRGGGCLAHACGCCLLFSPSCKLCKCIRRTEVVHRLQTDRNQTEDEWADCKPTQKQSINRLTPWMKLYGGFLMPPRELCSRMHVCVSIWTLPQMTFHLGLLILSSLVVSSELGLEGVFFSPQDQTVREGEGVFFQCVSGESSPPASITWLKDGTLVTRGRHIQGEYGGGSQKKTSGTLHLFNVTLEDDGMYICVTLNPSLNISKKSNAAKLTVQGVPRRLQIIQGPDNITVAMGTEVSMRCAVRGFPVPMVHWFKDGCLLSNCSTSFSLQNNGQLLTFRNVTREDEGSYHCEASNQKESIKSEPAFLLPADMDWDFVQQPVNLTVKRGENVTVTCRPPYSRPAAQVSWFKNNQLLSTPTDHETVLPSGDLFFHSVQEYDNGSYFCRASNIHLQRFLTSRRATLTVLAPPSVKLWPQVLTVPVGARVVLDCQVSGHPLPSISWVKRGHSKQTGGKITLGLKNATLYIQSARSYDEGVYVCEASNTLGHSRNTAMLRVAVSPIIVTFVGQVSCRIGASAVLPCRAVGILPITYTWTRGRAERQSPISPTEDRHIDVDGALHISSVQYSDVGEYYCTAENRAGRHQRRSILTVAAEHRPADRGKQTRLVLSAGTDTSKDLPVSQSSDSVAEQHIETTHHPHVQAQHKDVTCSLSHCDATTNRATALSTFSRRAVAELKMPPRSLGHLLQHRLNQPTTNPTQPLVTQMQPPMLPPPPHPHFQAVDLHTQLTGDPLLISYSEPTVIHSQASVDTKEVLGTTLQYLLTESRSHLTSSRTQFQHQVSDELLIEPDSQGSNIRAVSVANPITEPFTETANPPVGEPFGFLNLDSYSPTPTQSPVTQTKTSHSGSVTQSFALQAELQQTHQLVTKSQFDQSYHEPTSIQISHTKLEHQGQRLQRPSPTISQISQQSFTQNLFPKFHLELSTIPNHLPSTQPPPSSVTKPQQSQNHSQLSPATSTTSTLPQSSPTQHPLLHSQPPQTETFPLQHINPPKIQPSISTIHQTSNPSTQDSETPVVHQVNISDQVQLNTSQKGDPVQTAKPANDTELTEWLKRNTSQSPMTSNDQRVTQQSPSWLPVLEKHDIPIVVGVGVSLAFIFITVTFYAVVQKNETAPTSRAGQRSSAASNVSTPISHSEHAQRNLGVPIRHTGSRAAGRTYENRAFEDDDCVAVIEQSPNTSDTRARPPGPSLVTVQMEPTFEDQEDTQPALDDHSVTVETYPEPLLDTKIDPSLEEEKGCSLSQPSIQLQCAEDWTSNRGDNRCSPCQDALPPPSPLPSRSPSPSPPSRREEGLRSSLTLQSAEACGAPIHHSLSISHGNPPLLLSHHVSLGLTTVAVDVHFYPAATASMAVGTSTHINSVSNSTSVETPLFSPPLVNSQENDQSTARFNQSK